GCTCGGCGAGTTCCTCCAGCTCTTCCTCGGTAAAGGCGTCCTCTGTCCGCGCCAGAAGGCGGCGCGACTGGCACCGGACGAAGCGAAGGTGAGAGACGGGTTTCGCGTCCTCGCCAGCGGTGAGGCGGTGGAGGGCGTTGAGCTGGTCGCTCGACTGCAAGGTCAGCACGCCGGGCCAGCCGGGACCGTCAGGTTGCGCCAGCCATATATGCGTTGCTCCCGTCGAAGCGCGCGGCCCTGCAAAGCGGATGGCATGAATTGTCCCACCGCGAACCTCAAAAGACTCCACCTCTGCACCGCGATGGGCGAGGCGCTGCGTCCACAAAGCGATGGCGCGGTCGCGCAGCGCCCAGGCGATGTCGCTGTTTCCGGTATGAAGTTCACCCGCCGCGGCCATGAAAAGGGCATCGCTATCGCGCATCGCGCCTGCCTTGCGGAAGTGTTGGACGGAGACCTCGGAAAGCCCCTCCCAGCCTGCGGCCATGCCGGCAACCTGGTGGGCGCTAGGCACTTCAGGACGGTTCGGACAGCGATTGATGAAGTCTTCGGTAATGCGGCGGATATAGGCGGGCGTTCCCTCTTCCTCGGGCGCGTCGAGTTGCATCTGCCAGGCGAGTGCGTCGTTGAGACCGCAGGCCTGGGGCACAGGCGTTTCAGCGAAGGCGTAACGGCTGGCGCCGCAATACATTGAGACGAGCGATACAATCAGCGCGCTGGTGTATCTTCCGATTTTGTCCCGCATTCATCCGCGCTCCGGTAACCTTTTGCTAACCGTTGCAAATGTGGTGCCGGAGCGGTGTACTGATGGTGCAGTGACGGTGCACTGGCGGTGTTTTTAGCGGGCAGGTGAGCCGCGGCCCTGCATCTCGACCAGTGGCGCAAGCGCAAAGCCGGACAACGCGGTCATCTCGCCATGATCGTCATGGCTCTCATGCTCGTCACCTATACCATGGCCATGGCCACCGTGGATCGGCGCGAACACAAGAAGCATGGCCGCGGCGACGCCTGCTGCAACCGCGCCGAGCCCGCGTGCCGGTTTCATTTCTTTCAGCGGGGCCATGAGTGGGCCGGTTGCCACGAAGAGGAGAAGACCTGCGGACATCGCAAAGAGAGCGCCGAGGGTCTGCGCATCAAGGGTGAACATGACCGGCGCTGAGACGACGACACCGAACGGCGTTGTCGCCGCGGCGGCGAGGAAGGCGAACCAGAACGCCTTCATATTGCTGACCCCGGCGCGCTTCAGGATGGCAAAGGCGATTACGCCTTCTGGAAACTCGTGCAGGATGAGGCCCAGCGAAGCGTAAACCCCGGACTCAAAGCTGGTCGCGAAGGTCACCGAATAGATGACGCCGTCGATGAAGGAGTGAAACGCGATGGCGATGATCGGCGTGAGCGCGATGTTGACGGGCTTGCGCCCCGGGCGTTCCGGAAAAAGAAGCGCGACGGCATTGTGCAGGAGGAGGCCGCCAAAGAAGCCCGTCGCGAGCCAGATCGGCGCCTGCTGCGAGAGGTGAAAGGCTTCGGGGATGATGTGCAGGAAGGCGAGCGTTGCCAGCATACCGGCAGCAGCGAGGCCGAACATGGAGGCGTGACGCTCACTCCACGGGGCGCGCTGGGCAACGATGACGAGGCCAATTGTCGTGACAAAAGCGGCGATCAGGCCGAAAAAGAGCGGAGCTTGCAGGGATGACCACATGAGTATTGTTTGCCTGACTGCGCTCGCCCGCGTATCCGCTGGCCTTGCCTTGATGCATAATAGCTGATTGAGACGTTATAGTATCTCATTTGAGGGAATGCGAGCCAATACACTGAGATCATTGGCCGGAAAAGAGGACTTTCATGAAATATCGCAGTGCCGCACTCGTCGCCTTTGGCGCCCTTCTCGTGACGCCCGCCTGTAGTCAGGCCGAGGAAAACCCGTCCGCGCCGGCGGACACCGCTGTCTCTGAGACAGTGATCGAGGAAGAAGAGATCACCACAGAAATCACGACCGAAACTGAGGTCGAGGCGCCTGAGCAAGCTGCCGCGCCTGAGCCAGCTGAAGCGCCTCAGGCGAACCGGACGATGAGTGTTCCGCCACCAGAGGCCCGGCTGGGCAGCCATACGCATGGCCATGCCATGTTGGCCGTTACCCGTCAGGGGAGCTCTATCTCCGTATCGCTAGAGGCCCCTCTGTCTGCGTTCGGGGTGACCGAAAACCCGCAGACCGAAGAGGACCGCGCGGCGATCGAGGCGATCCGCAATGATCTCACCAATGATGCAAACCTTGTCGAACTGCGCGGCAATGTGAGCTGCGATATCTCATCCAAGGGCATGGCGACCCGCGTCGCCAACGGTCATGGCGAGCTGCAGATGGAAACGTCCTATTCGTGCCAGAACGCAGACGCGCTGCAGGCAATCCGTTTCGGCGGATTTGGTACCTATCCGGCCTTGTCAGAGGTTGAAGCGGTCTATGTTTCGGATACAGAGCAGGCAGCAGGAAACCTGACGCGTACGAACCCGGAACTGAGGATCAACTAGACCTATCGTGACCAAAACACCTGTCATTGACCTCAGCGATTTGCGCTTTGCCTGGCAGGATGGTCCGACCCTGCTCGATATCCCTGAATTCAGGGTTGGAGCTGGCGAGCGCGTCTTCCTGCGCGGGCCGAGCGGGTCCGGCAAGTCGACGCTGCTTGGCCTGATCGCGGGCGTTCTGGAGCCGCAATCTGGTAAGGTTGAGGTTCTGGCCCATGACATGATGGCGCTGAGCGGACCAAAGCGCGATGCGCTGCGGGCAGATCGGCTGGGCGTCATATTCCAGATGTTCAATCTGGTGCCTTACCTGTCGCTGGTTCAGAATGTGACCCTGCCATGCCGCTTTTCGTCTGCCCGGCGCGCGGCAGCGGGCGGGGAAGGCAAGCTGAACGATGAAGCGGTGAGGCTGCTGTCGCGCCTTGGCCTGAGCGGTGAGCGCCTGCTGGCGCGGCCTGTGACGGAGCTGTCGGTTGGCCAGCAGCAGCGCGTGGCGGTTGCCCGCGCTCTGATTGGTGGACCG
This genomic interval from Thalassovita mediterranea contains the following:
- a CDS encoding ZIP family metal transporter, encoding MWSSLQAPLFFGLIAAFVTTIGLVIVAQRAPWSERHASMFGLAAAGMLATLAFLHIIPEAFHLSQQAPIWLATGFFGGLLLHNAVALLFPERPGRKPVNIALTPIIAIAFHSFIDGVIYSVTFATSFESGVYASLGLILHEFPEGVIAFAILKRAGVSNMKAFWFAFLAAAATTPFGVVVSAPVMFTLDAQTLGALFAMSAGLLLFVATGPLMAPLKEMKPARGLGAVAAGVAAAMLLVFAPIHGGHGHGIGDEHESHDDHGEMTALSGFALAPLVEMQGRGSPAR
- a CDS encoding DUF2796 domain-containing protein → MKYRSAALVAFGALLVTPACSQAEENPSAPADTAVSETVIEEEEITTEITTETEVEAPEQAAAPEPAEAPQANRTMSVPPPEARLGSHTHGHAMLAVTRQGSSISVSLEAPLSAFGVTENPQTEEDRAAIEAIRNDLTNDANLVELRGNVSCDISSKGMATRVANGHGELQMETSYSCQNADALQAIRFGGFGTYPALSEVEAVYVSDTEQAAGNLTRTNPELRIN
- a CDS encoding ABC transporter ATP-binding protein, with translation MTKTPVIDLSDLRFAWQDGPTLLDIPEFRVGAGERVFLRGPSGSGKSTLLGLIAGVLEPQSGKVEVLAHDMMALSGPKRDALRADRLGVIFQMFNLVPYLSLVQNVTLPCRFSSARRAAAGGEGKLNDEAVRLLSRLGLSGERLLARPVTELSVGQQQRVAVARALIGGPDLIIADEPTSALDADARDRFIELLNEEAGRSGSALLFVSHDASLAGHFDRSVDLSEINRAKGGI